A region of Theileria annulata chromosome 2, complete sequence, *** SEQUENCING IN PROGRESS *** DNA encodes the following proteins:
- a CDS encoding sulfate transporter, putative (chr2.C.cand.215 - sulfate transporter;~10 probable transmembrane helices predicted for TA13835 by TMHMM2.0 at aa 169-191, 198-220, 235-257, 264-286, 301-323, 330-352, 398-420, 432-454, 469-491 and 539-571), producing the protein MSSEETKDLDENLVDSNSYPLRNESKDDTFLIRVEESSASLKRSKTDPDMDCIKVVQYDEDDTEICYKFYGEKDSPNMEYNYHDFSHSTWYDFTKMKTPIPSKIEKHTCDDISICLPIHAGILYSFKRSISGITIGWAFLRKSGRRLISYYLKEFLNGILCAITMLPEVISFSFIAGIPIHVALHGSWILCLCATIFGGSPGIVTGVSGAFAAVAGTYALDHEDTSYTIDDHNMNLTRLLVAVMIASILLLIFSFIHLASINQFLSTSVIIGYSNGLALIIAKAQLHGFHDFDTGKYLRGADLYISILYCVVAFVITQFIHYIPKIGKYIPSPLLAIITVIVIHYSIVIHTLPSIKISTVGSVANLSSETSFPSLLFLTHLKYVRELKFDFALVRQSLVFTASILIEMLIIADVVKTLGAREPNSNQQLFGLGFGNFLSSLMGSMGGSSMVGITIMNLNSGSKWKESSLVTGLFVFIMLAGGYPILNYIPIPALCGIMFSVSCHCFKWFSVPMVIFSALPGRIRSLHPRMEMKISRYDAFIILSVTVLCVVWIVPLAVFFGVIIAAFAYVWESKSKFKVEIYYDKEANIKYYEIEGNIFYASKRMLTRSFTPREDPPTTIIVLLASTSLFDYTAIEALNSLKGLYASYNKSLIIKGLSHGCIKKVAKMNRLCRHMEHDLVGITPPTLPTLYTPFYHTTLTARTPNSQLQPIY; encoded by the exons atgaGTAGTGAGGAGACTAAAGATTTGGATGAGAATTTGGTTGATTCTAATTCATATCCATTAAGAAATGAATCTAAAGATGATACTTTTCTTATTAGAGTAGAAGAGAGTAGTGCGTCATTGAAAAGGTCAAAAACAGATCCTGATATGGATTGTATAAAAGTAGTCCAAtatgatgaagatgataCGGAGATTTGTTACAAGTTTTATGGTGAAAAGGATTCACCTAACATGgaatataattatcatGATTTTAGTCATTCCACTTGGTATGATTTCACTAAAATGAAAACACCAATTCCATCCAAAATTGAAAAACATACATGTGATGATATTAGTATTTGTTTACCAATACATGCCGGaattttatatagtttTAAACGTTCCATTTCAG gAATAACAATTGGTTGGGCATTTTTAAGAAAATCAGGACGTCGTTTGAtatcatattatttaaaagaGTTTTTAAATGGAATATTATGTGCAATAACAATGTTACCAGAAGTTATTAGTTTCTCATTTATTGCTGGAATTCCAATCCATGTGGCACTTCATGGGAGTTGGATTCTGTGCCTATGTGCGACGATTTTTGGTGGATCACCAGGAATAGTGACAGGAGTAAGTGGAGCATTTGCAGCAGTTGCAGGAACATACGCGCTGGATCATGAAGATACTTCATATACAATAGATGACCACAATATGAATTTGACAAGACTATTAGTAGCTGTAATGATCGCAAGTATTCTGCTACTGATATTCTCATTCATACACTTGGCAAGTATTAACCAATTTCTATCCACGTCAGTGATAATTGGATATAGTAACGGATTAGCATTGATAATAGCAAAGGCACAGTTGCATGGGTTTCATGATTTTGATACGGGTAAATATCTACGAGGAGCAGATCTATACATTTCAATCCTATACTGTGTAGTAGCATTTGTAATCACACAATTCATACATTATATACCTAAGATTGGGAAGTATATACCATCACCACTTCTGGCAATCATTACAGTAATTGTGATCCATTATTCCATTGTGATCCACACACTTCCATCAATTAAGATCTCAACAGTCGGAAGTGTGGCTAACCTGAGTTCAGAAACATCTTTCCcatctttattatttttaacacatttaaagTATGTCAGAgagttaaaatttgatttcGCACTTGTGAGACAAAGTCTAGTCTTCACAGCCAGTATCTTGATTGAGATGCTGATAATCGCAGATGTCGTTAAGACACTAGGTGCTAGAGAACCCAACTCAAACCAACAATTGTTTGGACTTGGTTTCGGTAATTTCCTCAGCTCCCTAATGGGGAGTATGGGTGGAAGTTCAATGGTAGGAATTACAATCATGAACCTAAACAGTGGTTCCAAATGGAAAGAATCATCATTGGTGACTGGTTTATTTGTATTCATAATGCTGGCAGGTGGATATCCAATTCTCAATTATATTCCAATCCCAGCATTATGTGGCATTATGTTCAGTGTCTCATGTCACTGTTTCAAATGGTTTAGTGTACCAATGGTAATTTTTAGTGCACTTCCAGGTCGTATACGTAGTCTTCATCCTCGAATGGAAATGAAAATCTCACGTTATGATGCATTTATTATCTTATCAGTTACAGTATTATGTGTTGTATGGATTGTACCATTAGCAGTGTTTTTCGGAGTAATAATTGCAGCATTTGCATACGTATGGGAGAGTAAATCCAAGTTCAAGGTGGAAATTTATTATGATAAAGAAgctaatattaaatattatgaaattGAAGGGAATATATTCTATGCTAGTAAAAGAATGCTTACAAGATCATTCACACCTAGAGAAGACCCACCAACTACtattatagtattattagCATCAACCAGTCTATTTGATTATACAGCAATTGAAGCTCTTAATTCACTTAAAGGATTATATGCATCTTATAATAAATCACTCATTATTAAA gGATTAAGTCATGGATGTATAAAGAAAGTAGCAAAAATGAATAGATTATGTAGACATATGGAACATGATTTAGTTGGAATTACACCTCCTACATTACCAACACTTTATACACCATTTTATCATACA ACTTTAACTGCAAGAACACCCAATAGTCAATTACAACcaatatactaa
- a CDS encoding uncharacterized protein (chr2.C.cand.217 - hypothetical protein) — MESPFDKLKKTFMNGIFDQNKVSEALQERVERQSGIKVQELHSYPFLHRLPILPDFIRYILTNPRSLILPFVGEILTHEDSEFSLINLDQIGLCDQDYFRLNRCVVEGLRKDNKDQNNPKFNRLSKCKHHFIIYNKCVNKRDVTIDKQILKHELNHLKDLNENQREEYFKRVEKVISECYSQMDSCKEQTEKYALNRKIKLMEERNFCFFIVTNVI; from the exons ATGGAAAGTccatttgataaattaaaaaaaacTTTCATG AATGGAATCTTTGATCAAAATAAGGTTTCAGAAGCTTTACAAGAACGAGTTGAAAGACAATCAGGAATAAAAGTACAAGAATTACACTCTTATCCTTTTTTACATAGACTTCCTATCCTTCCAGATTTTATTAGGTATATACTCACAAACCCAAGATCACTTATTCTTCCATTTGTGGGTGAAATTTTAACTCATGAAGATTCGGaatttagtttaattaatttggaTCAAATTGGACTTTGTGATCAAGACTACTTTAGGCTTAACAGATGTGTGGTAGAAGGTTTGAGGAAGGATAATAAGGACCAGAATAACCCTAAATTTAACAGACTCTCAAAATGCAAACATCATTTC ataatttataacaaatgtgtaaacaAAAGAGATGTAACAATAgataaacaaattttaaagcatgaattaaatcatttaaaagatttaaatGAGAATCAAAG AGAAGAATATTTCAAAAGAGTTGAGAAGGTTATTAGTGAATGTTATTCTCAAATGGATTCCTGTAAGGAACAGACTGAAAAATACGCCCTTAATAGGAAGATAAAGTTAATGGAGGAAAG GAACTTTTGTTTCTTTATTGTAACcaatgtaatataa
- a CDS encoding uncharacterized protein (chr2.C.cand.218 - signal peptide, transmembrane;~1 probable transmembrane helix predicted for TA13825 by TMHMM2.0 at aa 187-209;~Signal peptide predicted for TA13825 by SignalP 2.0 HMM (Signal peptide probability 0.997, signal anchor probability 0.000) with cleavage site probability 0.719 between residues 16 and 17;~GPI-Anchor Signal predicted for TA13825 by DGPI v2.04, no cleavage site predicted), protein MKILYILLLLINLSICDDQPSVNIVYKNVTLDLTLGSENTDEKVVPKKPDQEDVPTGFNKYVIYGTPRGYYFNVSDVVYNGETLKLGEEKVTQDYVYDVYTYWSNGRLLVFCFRYDYGNYRSKYKYYKLDNNEWKLVEGDDYQPDGYGKLTGNGLAGLLKKTETDNAPAPGPTEETKKDTETNTRTVVIIGSVVGGVLVVLLLGFLAFYLLKK, encoded by the coding sequence atgaagattttatacattttgCTTTTGTTGATAAACTTGTCAATCTGTGATGATCAGCCTTCTGTAAACATTGTTTACAAAAACGTGACTCTTGACCTAACTTTAGGCTCAGAAAACACAGACGAAAAGGTTGTACCAAAGAAACCTGATCAAGAGGATGTTCCCACTGGCTTTAATAAGTATGTTATTTACGGAACTCCCAGAGGCTACTACTTCAATGTCAGTGATGTGGTTTACAACGGAGAGACCTTGAAGTTGGGCGAAGAAAAAGTCACCCAAGACTACGTTTATGACGTGTATACATACTGGAGCAATGGTCGACTTCTCGTTTTCTGCTTCAGGTACGACTATGGAAATTACAGGTCCAAGTACAAGTACTACAAACTGGATAACAACGAGTGGAAATTGGTTGAGGGAGATGACTACCAACCTGACGGTTACGGCAAACTCACTGGAAATGGATTGGCTGGATTACTTAAAAAGACTGAAACGGACAATGCTCCGGCTCCAGGGCCCACCGAAGAAACCAAAAAAGATACTGAAACAAATACCAGGACTGTTGTTATCATTGGCTCTGTGGTTGGAGGAGTATTGGTGGTTTTATTACTTGGTTTCCTGGCATTTTACCTTCTCAAGAAATAA
- a CDS encoding uncharacterized protein (chr2.C.cand.219 - hypothetical protein, signal peptide, transmembrane, low similarity to ts-chitose type 23 kDa piroplasm surface protein;~1 probable transmembrane helix predicted for TA13820 by TMHMM2.0 at aa 176-198;~GPI-Anchor Signal predicted for TA13820 by DGPI v2.04 with cleavage site probability 0.24939999 near 174) translates to MLIHFKINLIYLTLLFGIIGLNGEKNEQVTIDINKDATNPRKNHYIVNRDIVSIAPDGYTEHIYEDDSLFDITNLFFGKKKLEVGTKELSAKSVEKVGVFWKHETPVLLYFKQARTVNNKVYIYYKLTSKKDWAKVDLTEELSKRLPLSGEDLKNVLTDIVNDLGEIPEDRPISGIGSFHLSSISISLLLPILLTIFFQ, encoded by the coding sequence atgttaatacattttaagattaatttaatttatttaacgCTATTGTTTGGGATTATTGGTTTAAATGGAGAGAAGAACGAGCAGGTTACAATCGATATAAACAAGGATGCTACGAACCCTAGGAAAAATCACTATATAGTCAACAGGGATATTGTTTCCATTGCTCCCGATGGATACACTGAGCACATTTACGAGGATGACAGTCTTTTTGACATCACCAACTTGTTCTTTGGGAAAAAGAAACTAGAGGTTGGGACTAAGGAGCTGTCCGCCAAATCAGTGGAAAAGGTGGGTGTTTTCTGGAAACATGAAACTCCTGTACTTCTTTACTTCAAGCAGGCTCGGACTGTGAACAATAAAGTGTACATCTACTACAAACTGACGAGCAAGAAAGACTGGGCCAAAGTTGACTTAACTGAGGAGCTATCCAAGCGTTTACCTCTCTCTGGTGAAGACCTTAAAAATGTGCTAACTGACATCGTAAATGATTTGGGCGAAATTCCCGAAGATCGACCTATTTCAGGAATTGGGTCATTCCACTTGTCCTCAATTTCTATATCTCTTCTCCTTCCAATCCTTTTAACCATTTTTTTCCAATGA